The nucleotide window CAGCAAAGACGATTCTACAGAAGTATTGAGAGTATACACTAGTGTTAAaagtcaaaatataaaaatatatttgtatatacaaTTAAAGGATACACCATTTCACAATTTGTATACACTGAACTAAACAGTCAAAAGTGATAATGCATGGCTGTTTTGTCAGATTTGGTGATTGTAGACTACTGAGAGCAGGCTTTTTTCAGAGTCTGACTGCAGCAATAAGGAAAGACCTGCTGTATCTCTCACTACTACTGTTACTTACTGTATCTACTGTCACTAATGGAGCTGTTCAGAATGTGATGAATGGGGTGGGACATATTCTTCAACATGGATTACAGTCATCATTCTCCTAACTCCAgctcccaccaccaccactgtgtGAAGAGAACATCTCAAGACAGAACTGGACTTCTTGCTCAGCTTACTGAGTCTCTTCTTGTCAGCAGTAGCTTGCCGCAGCGAGCCACTCCATAAAATTTGACTTATGCCAGCAGATTGTAAAAACTGAGTCTAAAAGACCTGAGTCTAGTCAGAAGGTGAAGTCTAGTTCAATTTACTGCTCAGGTGAAAACCCAGGTAATTGTAGGAGCCCAATATCTCTATATccattttttttgcatgttcaCAGACACAGAAGGAGACAGTTTATTCATCAAGTGTTGTTTTGTACTGTTTGTTAATGTTCTGTATACTGCATTGCTCTGTTTTTATATGTGTATCAGTGTTTACTAAGGATTAATTATTGTAAAAGTTTTTGagttgaaaagtgctatataaatataatgtataataacaacaacaacaataataatacattttattgtattCTGAGATTGGcattgtggtgcagcaggatgcgtcgcagtcacacagctccagggacctggaggttgtgggtttgagtccaactctaggtgactgtctgtgaggagtgtggtgtgttctccctgtgtctgtgtgggtttcctccgggtgctcctgtttcctcccatggtccaaaaacacagcttggtagatggattggcaactcaaaagtgttcctaggtgtgagtgtgtgagtgaatgtgtgagtgtgtgtttccctgtgaaggactggtttgcccagtgattccaggtaggctctggacccaccacaaccctgaactggttaggggttacagataatgaatgaatgaatattctgaGATATCTCACTTTATAGAGTAACCCAAGTAATCCATTTGAGAATATGTAAAACATTAACCTGGCACTTGAAATCCCACAAGGAAAGCTTTGGGTAGAACACAGAGGAAAGCCACTTCCAATCTCTCAGCTGGAATACCTGAGCTGCAGGCTACACTGACCTGAACACAAGGAAGTGGTTATCAACCTTGTGGCCACAACCTACCATTCACTACTGAACTGTCTGGTCCCTGAGCATAAAAAGAGAAACGATTCCTATATTAATGTACTATATGTAAACTGTTTCTGGGCTGAAAGGTCATTGACTTACAGTGCCATCTACAGGACAGTCCAGGCCCTACAAAAACAGTCCCAAAGACAGCAAAATCTTAATGTAGAGCACGGTATATACACTTCAAAACCAGAACTGGCTGAATCTCTTTCTATATATATTTGCTGTGCTGGGTGATAGTCCTGATGCTAGACATGACATCTGCTAACTGTCCAGTGGTGTTGTTTAACTGCAGCTTGGAAAGAAGCATGGCTGGCTTACTGTCATAGAGGAGATGATGTTAGTCTCACCCTCCCAGGTTGGTAGTGTAGCCCAGGTTAATCAGAGACATTGATTTAGTTTTATAGTTCATTCAGTTTATTTGCTATGGATATATCATAAGTTAATCATAGCACCCAACCCTGCATTATAGTTTGTTACATGTATTTGTCATTTATAGACAATCATCTCCATCTTCTTGTCCCACTTTATAttgtctctaataactgtgtagaGGGAATATACTGCTACAACTATGAAGATCCACTTGTGTAGTTACAAAAGGCAAAAGTAAAGTTGATAAACATATGTAATTCCATAAGCTTTgctactgtaatccatctgtaacaggCACTAATTCATCAGTTGTTACAATGTTGTTGCATATGCTGTTCATGTATAACTACACAGTAATTAAAGGCACTTCATATAACGTGTGACCGCATTTTCTCgtttatgtaattacacacatgtAATGAAATATAAGAGCTACACAAAAAATAAGAAGAGAATGACAATCAATAATCTCACAGCATCTTGTGTTCatgtttcattctttcattctcaTTTCATTcttataatttaatgtaaatccAGACAGAAGCAACAAGGTTTTGAAGAAAACCAATTTAACAAGAtgtaattttaacatttcattttcactggAGGAGAGATCCAGAGAAAACTGTGTCCGTGCCTCgtcatttctgaaaatgttagTAAACAGATAATAACACTTCATATTCATACAGATATCTAAGGGCTGTATACTGTgaaacaaatcaaataaaaaatattattactaaaTCACTTTAGCTCATGACAACACTAGGTTCTTAATATCAAGGgatgaaataaatgttaaatcttTATATATCAGTCATCCTCTGATATTAAGATCCCAATGTTGTCATGAACTAAACTGATTTAGTAATAATTTATTGATTTGATTTTTCACTCCCCACCACCATCCCAACCCCTCCTTTTCAATCAATGACCCTGGCTTCAGCTTTCGTACCAGGAGCAGCTGCCCACAACTCCAGCCCAAGTTTTTCTGAGCTCACCTTCCTTGCCTTTCCTACTTCAGGCtcaattaacaaaaataaaatgaatcaatTAAAAGTAAAAGACTTCCACAAATTCCCCACATTCCCCCACGAAGGAAACactaaaaatgaacagaaaaagtATAAGGAGCATGTATTTTTAGACCCCTCTCATTTCTGTCATAAttgtaatttgtttattttatttgtgttatgGCCTCACAGACGCGATAAAACTGGTCATCACAGAATTTGTCCAATAAAAGATATGACGTACTACTTAGGGCCATTGCAGCACAGTCCTCTCCTTCAAGATGTTCACCGCTCTCTCCCTTCCAGTTATCAGGCTGATCTGAAGACCACATCCTGGAAAACAagtaaaataaatcattatttgTCACAATgcgccatttttaaaaatatattataaagctATTTTTACTAAATCAGAGCTAGAGCTGTAATCTACAGTAGATATAGCTCAGAAATCACGTGTGTGGTATTTTACAGCTGAGTCTGAAATGGACTTACCGTGGTGTAGCACTGAGTGGTGTTCCATCTAACCATCGCCAGTCTCCCTCCTTCACAACATCAGTCAGACCAACCCAGTAATAATTTTTATCAGGAATAGGAGCTGATTTCTTCAGAAATtcctacaaacacaaacaccctgCTAAGTGAACTGTACAGTAAACATTAGACAGCTCCAGCAGAAAGAGCTTCAGTGTCTGATTAACTACACCGTCAACAAAaaatttaaactttatttttaacagcaaATTTCAGCTGAATTCATAGATCTTTCCTCTGTGTGAAGACAACACTGAGAACACCATTATACTACATTAGTGTTTTAATCAGCGCTAAACCTGGAGGAACTCTGTCATTGTACATTCTTGTATTTCTCTGCTCTAACACACTCAGTCAAACCTGATCAGCTCATTAACGAACACTGAGTTGAACCGAGTGTTTTACAACACAAACAATGGCTAACACTGTTGGATCAATTCCTTGATGATGTCACCCATTAACATGACTCATCTTTATAACTATTACACTGActttattgctttatttgatgattttattctgttataaaTCCCATTTCCAAAGCAATTGTGAtgctttataaaatataaatgaaaaaccCAAAAATCAATAATGAGCAAAacgtttaaatattaaatataaaaatagtaCAAATACAGTAATTTATATGTTGACACTAAGAAAGTTTACTGTttcttgaaaaatatttgcccagCAACACCTTccaaaagttgggacagaggcatgtttaccactgtgttgtatcacctcttcttttaaacatataaatatataaggaACTAAGGAGACCAGTCTCTGTAGATTTAAAGGTGAAATAtcttcccattcttgcttgtttGAAGGTTTCAGATGCCCAAAATCTCACTGTTTCCATTGTTTTTCAGTTCATAATGCAACAGTTGTTTTTCAAATGAAGTttttcacactaacacaccaccaccatttcagtgtcactgcagcgctgagaatgagctaccacccaaatcatacctgctctgtggtgcttcTGTAggggtccagaccattgaatATATTACATTACTGTAATATATTACTTTGTACAGCTTTACTCTATGACACTGATTACAAAGTATCACACAGAGTCTACTGCTGGCACTGTCTGATTTGGTTTTCTACATCCGTGATTGtatttctttaatataatataataataaaagctaCTGTAAGCAGTGGGCCTTATTTAAAACTTGTAAACATTTGAAGCAATAGGAACTTAATGCAGCTTAATCTCCACCCAATCTATCAGTGAGTGTTATGGAATAAGTCACATTTATATTTGAGTATCATACCTGCTCTTCTGTACTGCTGACAATCACCAAGTGTCCTCCCTCAGCCACACAAGCATCTCTACTGTCAGTCCATGTCTTTTTATCAGTAGAAAAGTAGTAGCACTTCCCCCTGAAGTATTTCCAGCCCCTAGCACAGCAATCATCGCCCTCTTTCAGAGCAGAGAACATTTGTTAACATTTGGAGAGAAAATGTTGGTGAGattgtgatgggaaaatgcaaatgaacacagtgatgatgatgataacccaatatactttttaatgattattactAGTAAGGCTGATTGAAGTGTAGAACATATTGTGCTTAGACTTGTGACCTTAAAGTGCTTATTAAATGATGTACTCAGGACACGACCCAGGAGGAGACCGCTGGAGGAGGGAAAGTGCTGAACATTGCACTTTTGTAGTTAGATTAGAGAAGTAAGGTCCCTAGATGGATTAGAGCAGTCTAATGAATATGGTGAAGAACACCCTGAGTGGAAAACCTGACCTATCCCTGTCTGCAAACATTTGAGCTTTTCTGAACAAACATTAATTCAGATTCCAAATTATTGTTCAGTCATTCCTCTGCTGATGCACACCATTGTTCCTCATATTGACAGTAAGTGACCTTACTGTTCATGAAAAGGCATTCTAGATGCAGAAGCATttctttgaatgtttgaatCATACAAATGTATTCATCTGCTGTGTTGGGTGCACTTCCCGTACTCGTTCCTGCTTGTGTTGCTAAGCAACTGAAAACTAGCGGCTGTAGTGAAAACACACAGTCTGTTTTAAAGTGATGCAAtatccgtttttttttttatcagtaaATCTGACTTTTCTAAATTTAAATACTGATAAAAATGTATCTCACTTGGTAGTTCATGCAGCTTTTTCTTTTCTGCCTCAAGCTTCTTAATTTTCTTCTCTTTATCTGAAAAAGACAGAATATCATGATGGTTAAATTAACCACACTACAGAATGAGGACAGACTGACacagttaaaggagcaatctgtaacacAGCCTATATACTGTACTCAATCATAACATGACCAGGGTGGAACTGTCCAATAAGACTCTCCCTCAGCCCTGTTCTTACTGGACAGGCTTGACTTttggcttaagttatctggctaaacagAGAAACCCTGCGGatcacaaagccccagtgtctgtaagtatttttttttaagatttggttcagtatgctaggcttACTCTCTCGGCTCACAGCAGAATaacaccatctggaggtttttagacaagtAAGTTCTTAGAGATGTATTgtagacctccaaatgttgaaaagcatgaaccaagatgaggatattgctctatttcttctccataggtgggtaatattgactgaTTTTTGCTGGAGATGAAActgagcgctaactgcatgaaagtaactgaaagtgctgcaaatctaaacaactcaagttacaaatgagtttctgtggtaattcaaagttgttaaaacacttaaaaaattaagccacatacaaacagttGTATATTTTAGCCTCAAACATACCActgcaccttaaaagatacaaagcttcaaaatataaacaaacgtGAGAACAGAGTTTCCACAGAATCATAGATGTTTCATTTAAGACACAGATATATTGTAAACAATATTAAGTGTCCTAAAAGGGCAACAGTTCAGAAAAGAAACAACTTGCAGCATTTGGACTTGGTGTGTAGAGAGGTCCAGGGGCTAGACACCCTTCTGGCTGACGGTGAGCCCCCAAAAACTATACATTTCCCTACACACCAatcccaaacacacaccacacacgcaAACAACATTATCATCAACAGATTAACCCCCAAATAACCCCCTAAGAAGTCATAGGGGGAGctgcaaggcatgctgggagcccTTCCCAGTCCCCAAAGCTCTGCGTCTGTTTCCTAGGGTCAGTGAGCTGATCACTAGTCACAGTCTCCCATCATGTGTTGTTTGGGGCTACTGTGCCACTATGACACCACTGAGCGCCATTATCACTTTATTGTTTATTGAAAAAAGATGATGTGGTAATAGAGACTTGAAGGCTATTTATTAATCttagtaaataagtaaatgcgTAAAAGTTCATTTATATAGTTTCATGATATTTTACCCCACCttatcctcacacacacacaccaccacagccTTAAAGGTTATGACTACTTAAAGCTCCCCAACCAGAACCTCAAACACACAAGTAGAAGCCCATGTGTCTCCAGTGTCCtgtttttaaaaccaaaatatggTCAAGTGACTCACACTCTATGATCGTAATCAGCCtgaataaaattacaaaacagaGGTACTTCACAACCTCGTACAGATGCTAATGTTGATCAGACCATGCACTGTCCTTGGTGGAGTCTAAAACCGTTTTCAGCCCTATTCTACATGACACAGACAGGTTTTTTATCTTTGACATTGAGAGCTCAGCAAATCATCCGCGAGACTGAACACAATTTCTGAAATTCATATTTACCCAAGTTTTCTTGtggttaaatgtaattaaatgaatattaacatgtaaaaaataataaaaaaaataaggcaAATCCCTCTTTATACATTcaatttgttgtttattattaaaatcttacagaaaAGGTGAAGATCTGACCTTGAAGAGTTCTGTTAAGGTCTTCCTGttgtttctggagctgtgtaatagTCGCCTGATTCTCTGGAAAGTCAAGATTTCACATCAACATGTTTGTGAAGTACAGAGTGATGCatatatcgttgctgtccaacATTTCTCCATTTTAGTCCATTTTTAGTTTCTAACACAGCATCTCTCCTTCACATTGTCTAAAAATGTcataatgaacaaacaaataattattttaaattaaatctgtttacatttattttcattgagaGTTGAGAAAGTATTGTCCTTTTCCTGTGAAGTTACTACTTGgagacatgtttttcattggacagcaacactATGGAACTAACAGGAATAAACAAAtgggtttctcactcagattaTGTTTGTCCTGTTATACAAGTCCAAATCTACACATCACTGACTACAATTCCcatttgtataaaatattttacatttcaccTGTGATATTACTAGtcaatgttttttgttgttaacAATAGGATTGTTCCTAGGATCAGAAAAAACGACattttacataatatatatatatatatatatatatatatatatatgtggcaGCCAATGGGAGGTGCCACTGGTGCAGAGACTCATGggactgtttttgtttattcttaGATGTTCTAGTTATTAATGGTTTCAGTTaatcagtgatgttgtgctgctctTACTGTTGTTTATGGGTTGTGGTGTCAGTTATGCATTGTTAATTTGGGTGGCCACCATGACCGAGATGAGTATGGCAATTAATGACCTTGGGCTATTTTCCTGTGTTGTTAAGCTTTGGGTTGTGTCAATAAAggtgcagtttctgtggtacACCACCAGGTGGGCACAGGAAACCAGCAGAAAAGCTAAAGAAGTCTCTTTCTTATTCTGGTGCTCGTCACAttggtgtcagaagtgggatgaCAGCGCCTCccagaatggagagagagattgaggaaCTGCAACGTGCCATACAGCAGGATCTGCGCCTTCTGGAAGATGTGGTACAGCGACAAAGAAGTCGAGTCAACGATCAGCGTTTGCAAGGCTTCCCAGATGGGGCCAGCGCACCGCGACGGCACCACCCCCCACAGGCACGGAGGAGGGGTGAAAGCCTGCAACGCACAGAAGATGGTGAGCTAGTAGCTAATGATATAGCTTCTCCTGCTAGCGAAACAGCTACGCTAGCGCCTATGTTTAGCTCACAGCAGGCAGGAGCTATGCCCAAGACGCTAGCCAAGCTACCCAAATACAATGGGATGACACCGCTGGAGCCCTATCTTTCACAAGTCCAACTAGCGGCACGGCACAGTGGTTGGAGCGACGAAGAGGCTGCCACACACCTGGCCCTGGCGTTGGAAGGGGGTGCACTGCAGGTGCTCCTTGATCTGGCCCCAGTGGAGCAGCAAAACCTGCGTGCCCTCACAATGGCACTGGAGAGGCGGTTTGGGAAGCAGCATTCCATCAACCAGAGCAGAGAACAACTAGCCAAACGTTGTCGCCAAGAAGGAGAGAACCTAGGCACCTTTGCCGCAGACGTGCAGCTGTATGCCAGGCGTGGCTATCCGGAGTTCCCCCGGCTGGCCAGGAGGAGCTGAGCCTATATGCCTTTCTGCAAGGTCTGTCCCCGGAGCGGCTGCGCCAACATGTTCGCCTTGCCATGCCCCGGTCTCTTAGCGAAGCCCTCCACGAAGCCGAACGAGCTGAGTTAGTGCTCTCTTCACGACCTCACCAGCAGAGAGCTCTCGCCCACCACCCATATGCAAGAGCAGCTGACAGTGAGGGGTCGGAGGAAATAGCAGAGGTCTGCCAGCTTCAACCCAGGACAGCCCGAAGACGTCCATGGTGAATAACAGACCGTTGCTATCGATGTGATGAGCCTGGACATGTGGCACGCGACTGCCCTGCACCAACTCCGAAGGCCAGGGCTACCCAGCCACAGGGAAACGACAGCGGAGTGGCCTAGTGAGGGGACCACCACTCCGTCTAACCACCCCCCTCTAAGGACGATGCACACTGGTAGGCCGGCTAGGTCATGAGAAAGGGCTATACTTGCATTGTACTGTTGATGGCCAACCTTGCAGAGCCCTCGTTGATACAGGATCTACTATTTCCCTCATTCGACCTGGTGTCCTCCCTAGCACACTCGACTCAC belongs to Hoplias malabaricus isolate fHopMal1 chromosome 9, fHopMal1.hap1, whole genome shotgun sequence and includes:
- the LOC136707246 gene encoding C-type lectin domain family 4 member F-like, with product MSPKNQATITQLQKQQEDLNRTLQDKEKKIKKLEAEKKKLHELPKGDDCCARGWKYFRGKCYYFSTDKKTWTDSRDACVAEGGHLVIVSSTEEQEFLKKSAPIPDKNYYWVGLTDVVKEGDWRWLDGTPLSATPRMWSSDQPDNWKGESGEHLEGEDCAAMALSSTSYLLLDKFCDDQFYRVCEAITQIK